A single Augochlora pura isolate Apur16 chromosome 2, APUR_v2.2.1, whole genome shotgun sequence DNA region contains:
- the LOC144478364 gene encoding inducible serine protease inhibitor 2-like, with product MNGKVVAFVFMVVCCMALQASANIGPQCLLPLERGPCRANIPRYGYNPDTHKCEQFIYGGCHGNENNYRSIDMCRQYCA from the exons ATGAACGGAAAAGTCGTCGCCTTCGTCTTTATGGTTGTTTGCTGCATGGCGTTGCAAGCCTCCGCCAACATTGGACCAC AATGTCTTCTGCCATTGGAGCGCGGCCCCTGCAGAGCAAATATACCGAGGTACGGCTACAACCCCGACACGCACAAGTGCGAGCAGTTCATATACGGTGGATGCCACGGGAACGAAAACAATTACCGGAGCATCGACATGTGCAGACAGTACTGTGCTTGA
- the Pop2 gene encoding CCR4-NOT transcription complex subunit Pop2 isoform X2: MPSATGGNNPIGQQKGGATMPSNEECGIRDVWRHNLEEEFRTIRQVVQQYQYIAMDTEFPGVVARPIGEFRTTADFQYQLLRCNVDLLRIIQLGLTFLDESGNTPGGSYTTWQFNFKFNLQEDMYAQDSIDMLQNSGIQFKKHEEEGIEPLDFAELLMTSDQHLPQEESEFFELLRIYFPTIYDVKYLMKSCKNLKGGLQEVAEQLEIQRVGPQHQAGSDSLLTGMVFFKMREMFFEDNIDDAKYCGHLYGLGTSFVVNGSGGYLDSNGDNSSSS; the protein is encoded by the exons ATGCCCTCAGCTACCG GAGGAAACAACCCTATAGGGCAGCAGAAGGGTGGGGCGACTATGCCCAGTAATGAAGAATGTGGGATCCGAGACGTATGGCGCCACAATCTGGAGGAAGAATTCCGAACAATTCGGCAAGTCGTGCAACAATATCAGTACATCGCTATGGATACTGAATTTCCTGGAGTAGTAGCTAGACCTATTG GTGAATTCAGAACTACTGCCGATTTTCAGTACCAATTGTTGCGGTGTAACGTAGACCTTTTGCGGATAATACAATTGGGTCTTACGTTTCTCGATGAATCGGGGAACACGCCTGGGGGTAGTTATACGACGTGGcagtttaatttcaaatttaatttaca GGAGGACATGTATGCACAGGACAGTATAGACATGCTACAAAACAGTGGTATTCAATTCAAAAAACACGAGGAGGAGGGTATAGAACCACTAGATTTCGCTGAACTATTAATGACATCGG ACCAACATTTACCGCAAGAAGAAAGTGAATTCTTTGAGCTCCTTAGGATATACTTTCCAACGATATACGATGTAAAA TACTTAATGAAATCTTGCAAAAATCTGAAAGGAGGACTTCAAGAGGTTGCTGAGCAACTAGAAATTCAAAGAGTGGGACCGCAACATCAAGCTGGATCTGATTCGTTACTCACAGGAATGGTTTTCTTTAAGATGCGAGAG ATGTTCTTCGAGGACAACATTGACGACGCGAAATATTGTGGTCATTTATACGGATTGGGAACATCGTTTGTTGTGAACGGCTCGGGAGGATATCTAGACAGTAATGGAGATAACTCTTCGTCTTCGTAA
- the Pop2 gene encoding CCR4-NOT transcription complex subunit Pop2 isoform X1, translating into MPSATGGNNPIGQQKGGATMPSNEECGIRDVWRHNLEEEFRTIRQVVQQYQYIAMDTEFPGVVARPIGEFRTTADFQYQLLRCNVDLLRIIQLGLTFLDESGNTPGGSYTTWQFNFKFNLQEDMYAQDSIDMLQNSGIQFKKHEEEGIEPLDFAELLMTSGIVLVDDIKWLSFHSGYDFGYLLKLLTDQHLPQEESEFFELLRIYFPTIYDVKYLMKSCKNLKGGLQEVAEQLEIQRVGPQHQAGSDSLLTGMVFFKMREMFFEDNIDDAKYCGHLYGLGTSFVVNGSGGYLDSNGDNSSSS; encoded by the exons ATGCCCTCAGCTACCG GAGGAAACAACCCTATAGGGCAGCAGAAGGGTGGGGCGACTATGCCCAGTAATGAAGAATGTGGGATCCGAGACGTATGGCGCCACAATCTGGAGGAAGAATTCCGAACAATTCGGCAAGTCGTGCAACAATATCAGTACATCGCTATGGATACTGAATTTCCTGGAGTAGTAGCTAGACCTATTG GTGAATTCAGAACTACTGCCGATTTTCAGTACCAATTGTTGCGGTGTAACGTAGACCTTTTGCGGATAATACAATTGGGTCTTACGTTTCTCGATGAATCGGGGAACACGCCTGGGGGTAGTTATACGACGTGGcagtttaatttcaaatttaatttaca GGAGGACATGTATGCACAGGACAGTATAGACATGCTACAAAACAGTGGTATTCAATTCAAAAAACACGAGGAGGAGGGTATAGAACCACTAGATTTCGCTGAACTATTAATGACATCGGGTATTGTCCTGGTCGATGACATAAAATGGCTATCGTTTCATTCTGGTTACGATTTCGGTTACCTACTAAAGCTTCTTACAGACCAACATTTACCGCAAGAAGAAAGTGAATTCTTTGAGCTCCTTAGGATATACTTTCCAACGATATACGATGTAAAA TACTTAATGAAATCTTGCAAAAATCTGAAAGGAGGACTTCAAGAGGTTGCTGAGCAACTAGAAATTCAAAGAGTGGGACCGCAACATCAAGCTGGATCTGATTCGTTACTCACAGGAATGGTTTTCTTTAAGATGCGAGAG ATGTTCTTCGAGGACAACATTGACGACGCGAAATATTGTGGTCATTTATACGGATTGGGAACATCGTTTGTTGTGAACGGCTCGGGAGGATATCTAGACAGTAATGGAGATAACTCTTCGTCTTCGTAA
- the Pop2 gene encoding CCR4-NOT transcription complex subunit Pop2 isoform X3, which yields MKFLRNIQSLLLQEKVSTFKEFQKSAQIFEGGNNPIGQQKGGATMPSNEECGIRDVWRHNLEEEFRTIRQVVQQYQYIAMDTEFPGVVARPIGEFRTTADFQYQLLRCNVDLLRIIQLGLTFLDESGNTPGGSYTTWQFNFKFNLQEDMYAQDSIDMLQNSGIQFKKHEEEGIEPLDFAELLMTSGIVLVDDIKWLSFHSGYDFGYLLKLLTDQHLPQEESEFFELLRIYFPTIYDVKYLMKSCKNLKGGLQEVAEQLEIQRVGPQHQAGSDSLLTGMVFFKMREMFFEDNIDDAKYCGHLYGLGTSFVVNGSGGYLDSNGDNSSSS from the exons ATGAAGTTCTTAAGAAATATACAATCCCTGTTGCTGCAAGAAAAGGTGTCCACTTTCAAAGAGTTTCAGAAGAGTGCACAGATTTTTGAAG GAGGAAACAACCCTATAGGGCAGCAGAAGGGTGGGGCGACTATGCCCAGTAATGAAGAATGTGGGATCCGAGACGTATGGCGCCACAATCTGGAGGAAGAATTCCGAACAATTCGGCAAGTCGTGCAACAATATCAGTACATCGCTATGGATACTGAATTTCCTGGAGTAGTAGCTAGACCTATTG GTGAATTCAGAACTACTGCCGATTTTCAGTACCAATTGTTGCGGTGTAACGTAGACCTTTTGCGGATAATACAATTGGGTCTTACGTTTCTCGATGAATCGGGGAACACGCCTGGGGGTAGTTATACGACGTGGcagtttaatttcaaatttaatttaca GGAGGACATGTATGCACAGGACAGTATAGACATGCTACAAAACAGTGGTATTCAATTCAAAAAACACGAGGAGGAGGGTATAGAACCACTAGATTTCGCTGAACTATTAATGACATCGGGTATTGTCCTGGTCGATGACATAAAATGGCTATCGTTTCATTCTGGTTACGATTTCGGTTACCTACTAAAGCTTCTTACAGACCAACATTTACCGCAAGAAGAAAGTGAATTCTTTGAGCTCCTTAGGATATACTTTCCAACGATATACGATGTAAAA TACTTAATGAAATCTTGCAAAAATCTGAAAGGAGGACTTCAAGAGGTTGCTGAGCAACTAGAAATTCAAAGAGTGGGACCGCAACATCAAGCTGGATCTGATTCGTTACTCACAGGAATGGTTTTCTTTAAGATGCGAGAG ATGTTCTTCGAGGACAACATTGACGACGCGAAATATTGTGGTCATTTATACGGATTGGGAACATCGTTTGTTGTGAACGGCTCGGGAGGATATCTAGACAGTAATGGAGATAACTCTTCGTCTTCGTAA
- the Mesh gene encoding sushi domain containing 2 mesh — translation MRNERGRVFGFATWTVLGCLLLFLASGITAQKEDQSFESAYKLMPEAMDDVNNEVTPVDRIPVTYSEEVEDLNQDDNGKQAVANDANEPKSPQVVPEPEPKEQVTLTEGISGRAIGEKSGKYVRYDSDSPEADRYAPRSSDSVQNYVITEQRLKDIRSKFMYWYFDQGGDNNIGDYQKEIQTSTPQTHKNFNFQLPFFGFRFNYTRVSMNGYLEFSDPPSYYTYPLKFPIQDWPKKNDPSFIGIFFSKCRIGEVRKDDVDQRRPGVYFRLERDLQTRKDQFGVEMRERVKWDIREGIIGSESFDPKHAVIVTWKNMSFAGGIDTSLYRTNTFQMVLATDEVSTYAIFNYLNFQWTSHTEAGGDTTTGEGGVPAFVGFNAGNGTQTYEYKPYSQMSTIRDLTGRGWANGFPGRHIFRIDEKIMLGTCNKDIAGANLPLVFAPESGNMLGGTIVNITGPCFDVREKIRCLFETEMVIGTVVDRNRAMCVQPFVKAQGYIRFAISIGDSKVYNWKGKYFIETPATAAEKIFVASTVHEREPREIKITWDRYNLTSNLNAGVQISLWGYRETKTTPEFEYITNLENSYTNLGSYIIAPAKYRDEYQPYQQDMTFGFIQLNLTDPQQNTGFNITPVLWSRPIPLGWYFGPQWERLMGSKWPQALCNKWIMND, via the exons ATGCGAAACGAGCGCGGCCGCGTTTTCGGTTTCGCAACATGGACCGTTCTCGGGTGTCTTCTGCTGTTCCTGGCCAGCGGTATAACCGCTCAGAAAGAGGACCAGTCGTTCGAGAGCGCCTACAAATTGATGCCCGAGGCGATGGACGACGTTAATAACGAGGTTACACCTGTGGACAGGATACCGGTGACCTACAGCGAGGAAGTGGAGGACCTGAACCAAGACGACAACGGGAAGCAGGCGGTGGCCAACGACGCGAACGAGCCGAAAAGTCCGCAGGTCGTCCCCGAGCCGGAACCCAAGGAGCAAGTCACGTTAACTGAAGGTATATCCGGTAGAGCGATCGGAGAAAAAAGCGGAAAGTATGTGAGATACG ATTCGGATTCACCGGAGGCGGATAGGTACGCGCCCCGCTCGTCCGACTCCGTTCAGAACTACGTGATAACCGAGCAACGACTGAAGGACATCAGGTCGAAGTTCATGTATTGGTACTTCGACCAAGGCGGCGACAACAATATAGGCGACTACCAGAAAGAGATCCAGACATCGACCCCTCAGACGCACAAGAACTTCAACTTCCAGCTGCCGTTCTTCGGATTCAGATTCAATTACACCAGA GTGTCCATGAATGGTTACTTGGAATTCAGCGATCCCCCGAGCTACTACACTTATCCTCTCAAGTTCCCTATACAGGACTGGCCGAAGAAGAACGATCCCAGTTTCATTGGAATATTCTTCAGCAAATGTCGCATAGGCGAAGTAAGGAAAGACGACGTAGACCAACGAAGGCCGGGCGTCTATTTCAG GCTCGAGAGAGATCTGCAAACGAGGAAAGACCAGTTCGGCGTGGAAATGCGAGAACGAGTGAAGTGGGACATCCGCGAGGGAATCATCGGCTCGGAGTCGTTCGACCCGAAACACGCGGTCATAGTCACTTGGAAGAACATGTCCTTCGCCGGTGGGATCGACACGTCTCTTTACAGGACGAACACGTTCCAGATGGTCCTTGCTACGGACGAAGTGTCGACCTACGCCATCTTCAACTACTTGAACTTCCAGTGGACCAGCCACACCGAGGCCGGCGGTGACACTACCACCGGCGAAGGCGGTGTCCCGGCTTTT GTCGGCTTCAACGCCGGCAACGGCACCCAAACCTACGAATACAAGCCCTACTCCCAAATGTCGACGATTCGCGATCTAACGGGCAGAGGCTGGGCAAACGGTTTCCCCGGACGTCACATATTCAGGATAGACGAGAAGATCATGCTTGGAACTTGCAACAAGGATATCG CCGGGGCGAACTTGCCGTTGGTGTTCGCCCCCGAGAGCGGGAACATGTTGGGCGGCACGATCGTGAACATCACCGGGCCGTGTTTCGACGTGAGGGAAAAGATTCGATGCCTGTTCGAGACCGAGATGGTGATTGGCACCGTGGTAGACAGGAATCGTGCCATGTGCGTGCAGCCGTTCGTCAAGGCTCAGGGATATATCCGTTTCGCGATTAGCATCGGAGATAGCAAAGTCTACAACTGGAagggaaaatatttcatcg AAACCCCGGCGACCGCAGCAGAGAAGATCTTCGTCGCGAGCACCGTCCACGAACGCGAACCCCGGGAGATCAAGATCACCTGGGACCGGTACAATTTGACCAGCAACTTGAACGCCGGAGTGCAGATATCTCTGTGGGGATACCGTGAAACGAAAACTACCCCGGAGTTCGAATACATCACCAATTTGGAG AATTCGTACACGAACCTTGGCTCCTACATCATCGCGCCGGCCAAATACCGCGACGAATACCAACCCTACCAACAGGACATGACTTTCGGATTCATCCAGCTGAATTTGACCGATCCGCAACAGAACACTGGTTTCAACATCACTCC GGTTCTGTGGAGCAGACCGATCCCGTTGGGCTGGTACTTCGGGCCGCAATGGGAACGGTTGATGGGGTCGAAGTGGCCGCAAGCCCTTTGCAACAAGTGGATCATGAACGAC
- the LOC144478223 gene encoding uncharacterized protein LOC144478223, which translates to MNPSKWNFVSATMVSLISMVILGSIATGSEQREQEQQQQQQKHHVAMVPSNQSGNAPPYWEYVLRESVFRTISPPPSPNINLYRRLLDAPLYGGPFPTGPNDAAGYVLSRGDIYYLPNNDWLLCQEGCINCDVCTEYTHPVLKWVLRMVKRRPIHGPEHQDLQLTLIPRIDGSYLSRSLWPRSYVYVTTPGQLEKFWNDRIGHQGPASLDDSIGQPRTSGNFDKTEEESPERRVRGQLNTTTTEYPESDSSGSATPEDKEKNTTSGSVSNPTQLPDRPDENHSVSKPVIANGRNQSAQLLPKLILGTDQQGQKHLVHVVPADGNSTNPARMGPLNGSSRFLNRTAYQRIMKRIHDSLSTNKKSIERFLDPLPQTDHRQEVYQQQETRNNLAELKQLIRLHRSHNGTTGSENNRRPFALDWRKQSKKSDDEVDGKTFVNDIITADHASNNHVLDQDRNVDNASTKQDSKRGPRMFKVVVTTESTTKSFNKSDAVLANSKPPRMTD; encoded by the exons ATGAATCCGTCAAAGTGGAATTTTGTTTCCGCAACGATG GTATCGTTAATCTCCATGGTGATCTTGGGGAGCATAGCTACGGGCTCCGAACAGCGGGAGCAAgagcaacagcagcaacaacagaaACATCACGTTGCGATGGTACCGTCGAATCAATCGGGTAACGCGCCACCTTACTGGGAGTACGTACTCCGGGAATCCGTGTTCAGGACGATCTCGCCGCCGCCATCGCCCAACATCAACCTGTACAGACGTCTGTTGGACGCGCCGCTTTACGGCGGCCCGTTTCCGACAGGGCCGAACGACGCGGCCGGCTACGTTCTGTCACGCGGCGACATTTATTACCTGCCGAACAACGACTGGCTGCTCTGCCAGGAGGGCTGCATCAACTGCGACGTTTGCACGGAGTACACGCATCCGGTGCTCAAGTGGGTCCTCAGGATGGTGAAGAGGCGACCGATCCACGGACCGGAGCACCAGGACCTCCAGCTGACCCTAATCCCGAGGATCGACGGCAGTTACCTTTCGAGAAGCCTCTGGCCGCGGTCGTACGTCTACGTGACCACGCCGGGTCAGCTGGAGAAGTTCTGGAACGACAGAATAGGCCACCAAGGTCCTGCGAGCCTGGACGATAGCATCGGACAGCCCCGGACGTCCGGCAATTTCGACAAAACCGAGGAGGAGTCGCCGGAGCGACGCGTGCGCGGCCAGCTAAACACCACCACCACGGAGTATCCCGAAAGCGATTCCTCCGGTAGCGCAACACCTGAAGATAAGGAGAAAAACACCACGTCCGGTTCCGTATCGAATCCAACTCAATTGCCGGATCGACCTGATGAGAATCATTCTGTGTCGAAGCCGGTGATCGCGAACGGGAGGAATCAGTCGGCACAGCTCCTGCCGAAACTGATCCTTGGGACTGATCAGCAGGGGCAGAAACACTTGGTACATGTGGTGCCGGCTGATGGGAACTCGACGAATCCCGCGAGGATGGGACCTCTGAATGGTAGCAGCAGATTTCTAAACAGGACAGCTTATCAGAGGATAATGAAGAGGATCCATGACTCGTTGAGCACTAACAAGAAATCTATCGAGCGTTTCCTCGATCCCTTGCCGCAAACCG ATCACCGGCAGGAAGTGTATCAACAGCAGGAAACGAGGAACAATCTTGCGGAGTTGAAACAATTGATCAGACTGCACAGAAGCCATAATGGGACAACCGGAAGCGAGAATAATCGACGGCCTTTCGCTTTGGACTGGAGGAAACAGAGCAAGAAGTCCGATGACGAAGTTGACGGGAAAACGTTCGTAAACGATATAATTACTGCCGATCATGCGTCGAACAACCATGTTCTGGATCAAGATAGAAACGTCGATAATGCTAGCACGAAACAGGACAGTAAACGTGGACCACGCATGTTCAAAGTAGTCGTCACGACTGAGTCGACGACCAAATCGTTCAACAAGTCTGACGCAGTTTTGGCGAACAGTAAACCTCCACGCATGACCGATTAG